One segment of Skermanella rosea DNA contains the following:
- a CDS encoding TRAP transporter large permease: MDIATISLLIVAIMVGLMIAGVPLAWITMSLAIGCTLAWLGPAGLPLVASRVYGFVNEYVFVAIPLFVLMACILERSGVARDLYDAMRLFAGNLPGGVAVQTTLVAVVMAAMTGIIGGEIVLLGLIALPQMMRLGYDRKLAIGIICAGGSLGTMIPPSVVLIVYGLTAGVSISELFLASALPGLLLAAFYIAYVMIRCILNPALAPRPPREELDIPFGQKMKLLKGLILPILVVIWVLGSIYGGIASVTESAGVGALGAIIAAAARGELNFRMLRESAMRTMITVGVIIWLTLGANAFIGIYNIMGGTTYLRQTIGDLPLPPFGILLVMMGILLVLGFVMDWIGICLLTMPIFVPVIKALGYDPVWFGVLFCMNMQVSYLTPPFGPAAFYLKSVAPPEIELHTIFSSLLPFILLQIAALMLVMLFPGIATLLPSLMG, encoded by the coding sequence GTGGATATCGCAACCATTTCCCTTCTCATCGTCGCCATCATGGTCGGCCTGATGATCGCCGGCGTGCCGCTGGCATGGATCACGATGAGCCTCGCCATCGGTTGCACGCTGGCCTGGCTGGGTCCCGCCGGGCTGCCGCTCGTCGCGAGCCGCGTCTATGGCTTCGTCAACGAATACGTCTTCGTCGCGATCCCCCTGTTCGTCCTGATGGCCTGCATCCTGGAGCGGTCGGGAGTGGCCAGGGACCTGTACGACGCCATGCGCCTGTTCGCCGGCAACCTGCCGGGCGGAGTCGCGGTGCAGACGACCCTGGTCGCGGTGGTCATGGCGGCGATGACCGGAATCATCGGCGGGGAGATCGTCCTGCTGGGCCTGATCGCGTTGCCCCAGATGATGCGTCTGGGCTACGACAGGAAGCTCGCCATCGGGATCATCTGCGCCGGGGGGTCGCTCGGCACCATGATACCCCCGTCGGTCGTCCTGATCGTCTACGGGCTGACGGCCGGCGTGTCGATCAGCGAACTGTTCCTCGCCTCGGCGCTGCCCGGACTGCTGCTCGCGGCGTTCTACATCGCCTATGTCATGATCCGCTGCATCCTGAACCCGGCGCTGGCCCCGCGCCCGCCGCGCGAGGAGCTGGATATCCCGTTCGGGCAGAAGATGAAGTTGCTGAAAGGCCTGATCCTGCCGATCCTGGTGGTGATCTGGGTGCTGGGCAGCATCTATGGCGGCATCGCCTCGGTTACCGAGTCCGCGGGCGTGGGGGCGTTGGGCGCCATTATCGCCGCGGCGGCCCGGGGCGAGCTGAACTTCAGGATGCTTCGGGAGTCGGCCATGCGGACGATGATCACGGTCGGCGTGATCATCTGGCTCACCCTGGGCGCCAACGCCTTCATCGGCATCTATAACATCATGGGCGGCACGACCTACCTGCGCCAGACGATCGGAGACCTTCCGCTCCCGCCGTTCGGCATCCTGCTGGTGATGATGGGAATCCTGCTGGTGCTGGGCTTCGTCATGGACTGGATCGGCATCTGCCTGCTGACCATGCCGATCTTCGTGCCGGTGATCAAGGCGCTGGGCTACGATCCGGTGTGGTTCGGCGTGCTGTTCTGCATGAACATGCAGGTGTCGTACCTGACCCCGCCCTTCGGCCCGGCGGCCTTCTACCTGAAGAGCGTCGCGCCGCCGGAGATCGAGTTGCACACGATCTTCAGCAGCCTGCTGCCCTTCATCCTGCTCCAGATCGCGGCGCTGATGCTCGTCATGCTGTTTCCCGGCATCGCGACGCTGCTTCCGAGCCTGATGGGGTGA
- a CDS encoding SDR family NAD(P)-dependent oxidoreductase, with protein sequence MLLANKVCVVTGAASARGIGRATAKLFALHGGRSIILDLNQEQAAAAASELGEAHRGIACDVTDREACAAAIERVVGEFGRVDVLINNAGITQPLKFMDIAPENYDAVLDVNLRGTLYMSQAAVPHMRRQRSGSIVCMSSVSAQRGGGIFGGPHYSAAKAGALGLAKAMARELGPDNVRVNSVTPGLIQTDITGGKLTGELKAEILKGIPLNRLGDAEDVARACLFLASDLSSYITGATIDVNGGMLIH encoded by the coding sequence ATGCTTCTCGCAAACAAGGTTTGCGTCGTCACCGGCGCGGCTTCGGCGCGGGGTATCGGCCGGGCAACCGCCAAACTGTTCGCCCTGCATGGCGGACGCTCGATCATTCTCGACTTGAACCAGGAGCAGGCCGCGGCGGCCGCGTCGGAACTGGGCGAAGCCCACCGGGGCATCGCCTGCGACGTGACCGACAGGGAAGCCTGCGCAGCCGCCATCGAGCGCGTGGTCGGCGAGTTCGGCCGGGTCGACGTGCTGATCAACAACGCCGGCATCACGCAGCCGCTGAAGTTCATGGACATCGCTCCCGAGAACTACGACGCGGTGCTCGACGTCAATCTGCGGGGCACCCTCTACATGAGCCAGGCGGCGGTCCCGCACATGCGCAGGCAACGCTCTGGCTCCATCGTCTGCATGTCGTCTGTGTCGGCCCAGCGCGGCGGCGGCATCTTCGGCGGACCTCACTACAGCGCCGCCAAGGCCGGGGCCCTCGGGCTCGCCAAGGCGATGGCCCGCGAACTGGGACCGGACAATGTCCGCGTGAACTCGGTGACGCCCGGTCTGATCCAGACCGATATCACCGGCGGCAAGCTCACCGGCGAGTTGAAGGCCGAGATCCTCAAGGGCATACCGCTCAACCGCCTCGGCGACGCGGAAGACGTGGCGCGGGCCTGCCTGTTCCTGGCGTCCGACCTGTCCTCGTACATCACCGGCGCCACCATCGACGTCAACGGCGGCATGCTGATCCACTGA
- a CDS encoding LacI family DNA-binding transcriptional regulator: MQNRPTLKDVAKAAGVSNITVSRVANGSGLVHPDTRLRVEEAMRTLGYLPNLAARAMRTNLTGTIGFLVPDLTNYPNAAVAQAAERRLAEAGFGMLLASSALNPVREAKALASLQTRQVDGVVLYVSDEADPELLTTLRRFKTPVVVLDRTLPLNAEVDSVICDHATAMREVVRYLIQLGHRRIALLVPELRIRPVTERSTAFRTAAAEAGIAESNATVVQVSAATAAGSVPALTLLEGPTPPTAIIADGNRLLRGVILASRALGRAIPAELSVIGIDTDDMALVCTPEITCIVRDFNEIGQLAADLMLRRLTAQAAAPQQVILPSQVVLRSSCGPAPRGSR, encoded by the coding sequence ATGCAGAACCGCCCGACTTTGAAGGACGTGGCCAAGGCGGCCGGCGTCTCCAACATCACTGTGTCCCGGGTGGCGAACGGTTCCGGGCTGGTCCATCCCGACACCCGCCTGCGCGTGGAGGAAGCGATGCGCACCCTGGGATACCTGCCCAACCTCGCGGCGCGGGCGATGCGGACCAACCTGACCGGCACGATCGGTTTCCTGGTGCCCGACCTGACCAACTATCCGAACGCCGCCGTTGCCCAGGCCGCCGAACGGCGGCTGGCGGAAGCCGGCTTCGGCATGCTCTTGGCCAGCAGCGCGCTCAACCCGGTGCGCGAGGCGAAGGCGCTGGCGTCGCTTCAGACCAGGCAGGTGGACGGCGTCGTCCTGTACGTATCCGACGAGGCGGACCCGGAGTTGCTGACCACCCTGCGCCGCTTCAAGACGCCCGTGGTGGTGCTCGACCGGACATTGCCGCTGAACGCCGAGGTCGATTCCGTGATCTGCGACCATGCCACGGCGATGCGCGAAGTCGTGCGCTATCTGATCCAGCTCGGCCATCGACGCATTGCCCTCCTGGTGCCCGAGCTGCGCATCCGGCCGGTGACCGAGCGGTCCACCGCCTTCAGGACCGCCGCGGCCGAGGCCGGGATCGCGGAGTCCAACGCGACGGTCGTGCAGGTTTCGGCGGCGACCGCCGCCGGCAGCGTCCCGGCCCTGACGCTGCTCGAGGGGCCGACCCCGCCGACCGCCATAATCGCCGACGGCAACCGCCTGCTGCGCGGCGTGATCCTGGCATCGCGCGCCCTGGGCCGGGCCATTCCGGCCGAACTGTCCGTCATCGGCATCGATACCGACGACATGGCCCTGGTCTGTACCCCCGAGATCACGTGCATCGTCCGCGACTTCAACGAAATCGGCCAGCTGGCCGCCGACCTGATGCTGCGCCGGCTCACCGCCCAGGCCGCGGCCCCGCAGCAGGTGATCCTCCCCTCGCAGGTGGTCCTCCGAAGCTCCTGCGGGCCGGCTCCGCGCGGTTCCCGCTGA
- the gcvA gene encoding transcriptional regulator GcvA: protein MQNRLSIKSIQAFEAAARLGSFAAAADELAVTPSAVSHQIKLLEEQLGVPLFHRVHRAVVLTEAGQHLATEVIAAFSRIDAATRTVAVAGTGAVLTVHSTPSFASQWLMRRLARFGETHPGIDIRLNASMLPVTLNQGTVDVDIRYNPGTAAAGAVMVPFPDDTIVPLCSPSLANGIKPIRRPADLANHTLIHSEITILSWRDWGRRHRRVRLDMERGPRFDRSFMAITAAVDGLGVCLDSLLLAEQEIRSGKLIVPFPGDCMKAQGHGFVTLRTKTDLPKIRSFREWLFAELGRTLDWAERFVENGMSNPVP, encoded by the coding sequence ATGCAAAACAGGCTGTCGATCAAGTCGATTCAAGCGTTTGAGGCTGCCGCGAGGCTCGGTTCGTTCGCTGCCGCAGCAGATGAACTGGCCGTTACGCCTTCGGCGGTAAGCCATCAGATAAAGCTCCTGGAGGAGCAGCTCGGGGTCCCGCTTTTCCATCGGGTCCATCGCGCGGTGGTCCTGACCGAGGCCGGGCAGCACCTCGCGACGGAGGTCATCGCCGCATTCTCCCGCATCGATGCCGCCACCCGCACCGTCGCGGTCGCCGGGACGGGCGCCGTCCTGACCGTCCATTCCACGCCGAGCTTCGCCTCGCAGTGGCTGATGAGAAGACTGGCCCGGTTCGGCGAAACGCATCCCGGCATCGATATCCGCCTGAACGCCTCCATGCTGCCCGTTACCCTGAACCAGGGTACGGTGGACGTCGACATCCGCTATAATCCCGGCACCGCCGCCGCCGGCGCCGTCATGGTCCCCTTTCCGGACGACACGATCGTGCCGCTGTGCTCGCCCTCCCTGGCGAACGGGATCAAACCGATCCGGCGCCCGGCCGACCTTGCCAACCATACCCTGATCCATTCCGAGATCACGATCCTGAGCTGGCGCGACTGGGGCCGGCGCCATCGCAGGGTGAGGCTCGACATGGAGCGGGGCCCCCGGTTCGACCGCTCCTTCATGGCCATCACCGCCGCCGTCGACGGGCTCGGAGTCTGCCTGGACAGCCTGCTGCTTGCCGAGCAGGAGATCCGGAGCGGAAAACTGATCGTCCCCTTCCCGGGCGACTGCATGAAGGCCCAAGGCCACGGCTTCGTGACGCTGCGCACGAAGACGGACCTGCCGAAAATCCGAAGCTTCAGGGAATGGCTCTTCGCCGAACTGGGCAGGACACTGGACTGGGCGGAGCGCTTCGTCGAGAACGGGATGTCGAATCCCGTGCCCTGA
- a CDS encoding TRAP transporter substrate-binding protein — translation MLAVAGLASVMALAATMISAQAETWRVQTSMTAGESFYTDIEKYWLPRLAEMTDGKLTIELTPVGSVVPYNETMDAIGQGILQGDITATTYFTGRNKAFSILGDLIAGYDRPEQISMFCYHGGGRELLQEAYDKFTDGTVQVIGCSPIAREAFVAKVPIRSVEDFKGKKVRAPEGLASEVFKRAGASVVVLPAAETFSGIDKGVVDAADFSTYTMNDSLGFNKIAQHPVYPGIHSMPLIHFTVNKAAYDALSASHKTILDVWYRAMIDDLRMRNDINDRQLVARDLAAGIDVVDWPQAERDKFRAIAVEAWRDYAQGDPLAEKAYAAQVKFMKGIGLLQD, via the coding sequence ATGCTTGCCGTCGCGGGTCTGGCGTCCGTCATGGCCCTGGCGGCCACGATGATCTCCGCCCAGGCCGAGACCTGGCGTGTCCAAACGTCGATGACCGCCGGCGAGTCCTTCTATACGGATATCGAGAAATACTGGCTGCCCCGGCTGGCGGAGATGACCGACGGCAAGCTGACGATCGAGCTGACGCCCGTCGGATCGGTCGTCCCCTACAACGAGACCATGGACGCCATCGGACAGGGCATCCTGCAGGGCGACATCACCGCCACCACCTACTTCACCGGACGCAACAAGGCGTTCTCCATCCTCGGCGACCTGATCGCCGGGTATGACCGCCCCGAGCAGATCAGCATGTTCTGCTATCACGGCGGCGGCCGCGAACTGCTTCAGGAAGCCTACGACAAGTTCACCGACGGCACTGTCCAGGTGATCGGATGCAGCCCGATCGCCCGCGAGGCCTTCGTGGCCAAGGTGCCGATCCGGAGCGTCGAGGATTTCAAGGGAAAGAAGGTCCGCGCACCCGAAGGTCTGGCGTCGGAAGTCTTCAAGCGGGCGGGCGCGTCGGTCGTCGTGCTGCCGGCGGCGGAGACCTTCTCCGGCATCGACAAGGGCGTGGTCGACGCGGCCGACTTCTCGACCTACACGATGAACGACAGCCTGGGCTTCAACAAGATCGCCCAGCACCCGGTCTATCCCGGTATCCACTCCATGCCGCTGATCCATTTCACGGTCAACAAGGCCGCCTACGACGCGCTCAGCGCCTCGCACAAGACGATCCTCGACGTCTGGTACCGGGCGATGATCGACGACCTGCGCATGCGCAACGACATCAACGACCGCCAACTCGTCGCCCGCGACCTCGCGGCGGGGATCGACGTGGTGGACTGGCCGCAGGCGGAGCGGGACAAGTTCCGCGCGATCGCGGTCGAGGCGTGGCGCGACTACGCACAGGGCGATCCGCTGGCGGAGAAGGCCTATGCGGCGCAGGTGAAGTTCATGAAGGGGATCGGCCTGCTCCAGGACTGA
- a CDS encoding TRAP transporter small permease subunit encodes MRWIERLNDLLGGAVAWFYMLSVPVIAYEVLMRYILNSPTSWSFDLTILLCAVGYLLSGGAVTKAEAHIAVTSLQDVAPLRVKRAMKLFGHLVGIFAMAGLVAASWKSGLRAVTIGERTGGAWDAPTPAIIKPLITVAAILVLLQLLILVARELTGSGAAAPAGKGTPGEGGP; translated from the coding sequence ATGCGCTGGATCGAACGGCTGAACGACCTCCTCGGTGGGGCCGTGGCGTGGTTCTACATGCTTTCGGTACCGGTCATCGCCTACGAGGTGCTGATGCGGTACATCCTCAATTCCCCGACATCCTGGTCCTTCGACCTCACCATCCTGCTGTGCGCCGTCGGGTACCTGCTGTCCGGCGGCGCCGTCACCAAGGCCGAGGCGCACATCGCGGTGACCAGTCTCCAGGACGTCGCCCCGTTGCGCGTCAAACGGGCGATGAAGCTCTTCGGCCATCTGGTCGGCATCTTCGCCATGGCCGGCCTGGTCGCGGCGTCGTGGAAGTCCGGCCTGCGCGCCGTCACCATCGGCGAGCGCACCGGCGGTGCCTGGGATGCCCCGACGCCGGCCATCATCAAGCCCCTGATCACCGTGGCGGCGATCCTCGTGCTGCTTCAGCTGCTGATCCTCGTGGCCCGGGAACTCACAGGGAGCGGCGCGGCGGCGCCGGCCGGCAAGGGGACCCCCGGCGAAGGCGGGCCATAG
- a CDS encoding phytanoyl-CoA dioxygenase family protein, with product MISETDIRSYAENGFLVVQNVLSAQEVAALRAVTDEFIARSREVSSHDAVYDLEPGHSAAEPRVRRIKTPHLQHEVYDGIARHPRILEILRKLVSPAIRFDTSKLNVKAANYGAAVEWHQDWAFYPHTNDDLAAVGVMMDDCEVENGPLLCIPGSHRGPVLDHHSDGEFCGAIDPSESDIDFGAAVPLTGPAGSVSIHHVRTIHGSATNVSSKPRRLLLFQYRAADAWPLVGSQQPSWQEWQALMLCGDDPSVTPRSTAVPVRLPLPPSRHQGSIYENQRTLKNAYFTRSKAAV from the coding sequence ATGATTTCGGAAACGGATATCCGCTCCTACGCGGAGAACGGCTTCCTCGTGGTCCAGAACGTGCTGTCCGCGCAGGAGGTCGCGGCCCTGCGCGCGGTGACGGACGAGTTCATCGCCCGCTCGCGCGAGGTCAGCAGTCACGACGCCGTCTATGACCTGGAACCGGGCCATAGCGCGGCCGAGCCGCGGGTGCGCCGGATCAAGACACCGCACCTGCAGCATGAGGTCTATGACGGCATCGCCCGTCATCCCCGCATCCTCGAGATCCTGCGGAAGCTGGTCAGCCCGGCGATCCGCTTCGACACGTCCAAGCTCAACGTAAAGGCGGCGAACTACGGTGCCGCGGTCGAATGGCACCAGGACTGGGCCTTCTATCCCCATACCAACGACGATCTCGCCGCGGTCGGCGTCATGATGGACGACTGCGAGGTGGAGAACGGACCGCTCCTGTGCATTCCCGGAAGCCACCGCGGGCCGGTGCTCGACCATCATTCGGACGGCGAGTTCTGCGGCGCCATCGATCCGTCGGAGTCGGACATCGATTTCGGCGCGGCGGTCCCGCTGACCGGCCCGGCGGGAAGCGTCAGCATCCACCATGTCCGGACGATCCACGGCTCGGCCACGAACGTCTCGTCCAAGCCGCGCCGCCTGCTGCTCTTCCAGTACCGCGCCGCCGACGCCTGGCCGCTGGTCGGCTCCCAGCAGCCGTCCTGGCAGGAGTGGCAGGCGTTGATGCTGTGCGGCGACGACCCCTCGGTGACCCCGCGGTCGACCGCCGTGCCGGTCCGCCTGCCGCTGCCGCCATCGCGTCATCAGGGCTCCATCTACGAAAATCAGCGGACCTTGAAGAACGCCTATTTCACCAGGTCCAAGGCGGCCGTCTGA